One part of the Janthinobacterium sp. 17J80-10 genome encodes these proteins:
- a CDS encoding type II secretion system F family protein, with translation MPFFAYKARNARGELLQGVLESADSGAVAEQLFGTGATPVSIVETRKPVSTGTDEEGGWWKQLFEEKVRSIDVQLFSRQMYTLLKAGVPIMRGLAGLQESAINKSFARVLKDVRESLDAGRELSASLRRHPEVFSTFYINMVRVGETTGRLDEIFLRLFDHLEFERDMRQRVKTALRYPSFVMIAMIAAVGVINYFVIPAFAGVYASFKAELPWMTRLLIGTSNFTVQYWWLILLGMAGAVAAFIGWVRTVRGRYLWDRAKLRMPIFGKIVLKATLARFARSFALASKSGVPIVQGMNVVAQTVDNAFIGARIEQMRDGVERGESILRTAVTAGVFTPVVLQMVAVGEESGSLDDLMNEIAGMYEREVDYELKTLSSQIEPILIAGLGVLVLILALGVFLPIWDLGQAAMSKK, from the coding sequence GTGCCGTTTTTTGCCTATAAAGCCCGCAATGCTCGCGGCGAACTGTTGCAGGGTGTACTGGAGAGCGCTGACAGCGGTGCCGTGGCTGAGCAGCTGTTCGGCACGGGTGCTACTCCCGTCTCGATAGTTGAGACCAGAAAGCCCGTCAGTACCGGCACAGACGAGGAGGGTGGTTGGTGGAAGCAGCTGTTCGAGGAAAAGGTGCGCTCGATCGATGTGCAGCTGTTCAGCCGCCAAATGTACACACTGCTGAAGGCGGGGGTGCCGATCATGCGCGGCCTTGCAGGCCTGCAGGAGTCGGCAATCAATAAATCTTTTGCGCGGGTGTTGAAGGATGTGCGCGAATCACTGGACGCCGGTCGCGAATTGTCGGCGTCGCTGCGCCGCCATCCTGAAGTGTTTTCCACCTTTTATATCAACATGGTGCGGGTGGGCGAGACCACCGGGCGGCTCGATGAAATTTTCCTGCGCCTGTTCGATCATCTCGAGTTCGAGCGCGACATGCGCCAGCGCGTCAAGACTGCCCTGCGCTATCCGAGTTTCGTGATGATTGCCATGATCGCGGCGGTCGGCGTCATCAACTACTTTGTCATTCCGGCCTTTGCCGGCGTCTATGCCAGCTTCAAGGCGGAGCTGCCGTGGATGACCAGGCTTCTGATTGGCACATCGAACTTCACGGTTCAGTACTGGTGGCTGATATTGCTGGGCATGGCTGGAGCGGTGGCGGCGTTTATTGGATGGGTCAGAACGGTCAGGGGGCGCTACCTTTGGGATCGTGCCAAGTTGCGCATGCCCATCTTCGGCAAGATCGTGCTGAAGGCGACGCTGGCACGTTTTGCCCGCAGCTTCGCGCTTGCCAGCAAGAGTGGGGTGCCGATCGTGCAAGGCATGAATGTTGTGGCGCAGACCGTTGACAATGCTTTCATTGGCGCGCGTATCGAGCAGATGCGCGACGGCGTCGAGCGCGGTGAAAGCATCCTGCGTACCGCCGTCACTGCCGGCGTATTCACGCCAGTAGTGCTGCAGATGGTGGCCGTGGGCGAGGAATCTGGTTCTCTCGACGACCTGATGAATGAAATCGCCGGCATGTATGAGCGCGAAGTCGATTATGAATTGAAGACGTTGTCTTCACAGATCGAGCCGATCCTGATTGCCGGGCTTGGTGTCCTGGTGCTGATCCTGGCCCTGGGTGTGTTCTTGCCGATCTGGGATCTGGGCCAGGCGGCAATGTCGAAGAAATGA
- a CDS encoding type II secretion system protein → MMKVQQAGDQRGFSRLELMVVVLVFGILAAVLLERLRFYQEMAEKARMEYTVSRIKSGLRLRMAGLLVAGRAQEYSTLAKQNPIEWLDDKQENYAGEFASEKGQHALPGTWNFDRTDRMLVYSVQHGAHFQPDSTGRKQVRLKVITIRNTDGGVPNVVANEPSDSVAVEFVEAYRWFSQD, encoded by the coding sequence ATGATGAAGGTGCAACAGGCCGGCGACCAGCGGGGATTTTCGCGCCTGGAATTAATGGTAGTCGTGCTGGTGTTCGGCATACTCGCTGCGGTACTGCTGGAACGGTTGCGCTTTTATCAGGAAATGGCGGAAAAGGCACGCATGGAATACACCGTCAGCCGCATCAAAAGTGGGTTGCGCCTGCGCATGGCCGGCTTGCTGGTGGCTGGCCGCGCGCAAGAATATTCTACGCTGGCGAAGCAAAACCCTATCGAATGGCTAGATGACAAGCAGGAAAACTACGCTGGTGAATTTGCGAGTGAGAAAGGGCAGCACGCCCTTCCTGGCACATGGAATTTTGATCGTACCGACCGCATGCTGGTCTACTCAGTCCAGCACGGCGCACATTTTCAGCCAGATAGTACCGGGCGAAAACAGGTTCGACTAAAAGTCATAACTATTCGTAATACGGATGGCGGTGTACCAAACGTTGTTGCAAATGAACCTTCGGATAGCGTGGCCGTGGAGTTTGTAGAGGCTTATCGATGGTTTTCGCAGGATTAA
- a CDS encoding type II secretion system protein: MRKVQTGFTLIELVIVITIIGILGAFALPKFAALQADARLAKMNGAMGSVKAAAAMAHATLITRGFDASFTGTPSPAIVVEGTTVVFANGYPDAASIVPLAGLSSDFVTTGLTAPRVAAADSSHTGGASDCTISYTAAAAANTQPTFTINATLANCT; encoded by the coding sequence ATGCGGAAAGTTCAGACAGGTTTTACGCTGATCGAACTGGTAATCGTTATTACGATTATCGGGATTTTGGGTGCTTTTGCTCTGCCTAAATTTGCTGCATTGCAAGCTGATGCCCGGCTGGCGAAAATGAATGGCGCAATGGGGTCTGTCAAGGCAGCCGCCGCCATGGCGCACGCCACGCTGATTACACGTGGTTTTGACGCCAGTTTTACCGGAACGCCAAGTCCGGCGATTGTTGTCGAAGGTACGACGGTCGTATTTGCCAATGGCTATCCGGATGCGGCCTCGATCGTGCCTCTTGCCGGTCTGAGCAGCGATTTTGTAACGACTGGCCTGACCGCGCCGCGGGTCGCCGCTGCCGACAGTAGCCACACCGGGGGCGCCAGCGATTGCACGATTTCGTACACAGCTGCCGCTGCCGCGAATACTCAACCGACATTTACTATCAACGCAACATTGGCGAACTGCACGTAA
- a CDS encoding prepilin-type N-terminal cleavage/methylation domain-containing protein, whose translation MYSLKKQQSGFTLIELVMVIVILGILAATALPKFVDLSGNALTASKAGMSGGVKSAHSILVAQKAATGTPATLDVTALAAAITPPGTAAATGVQVKINGTTYTVPTYTDAGCTAATAAVGNTVLCVGDIP comes from the coding sequence ATGTATTCCCTTAAAAAACAGCAATCTGGTTTTACCTTGATCGAACTGGTCATGGTGATCGTCATCTTGGGTATTTTGGCAGCAACGGCATTGCCGAAGTTTGTCGATCTATCAGGCAATGCTCTGACGGCATCCAAGGCAGGCATGAGCGGCGGCGTGAAGTCGGCGCATTCGATCCTGGTCGCGCAAAAGGCGGCAACAGGTACGCCGGCTACTCTCGATGTAACTGCACTTGCTGCGGCAATCACGCCTCCAGGTACGGCAGCCGCCACTGGCGTACAAGTGAAAATCAATGGCACCACTTATACGGTTCCAACCTACACTGATGCAGGTTGTACTGCCGCCACCGCTGCCGTGGGTAACACAGTCCTGTGCGTAGGCGATATTCCCTGA
- a CDS encoding GspH/FimT family pseudopilin, translating into MKTSGFTLVELIGVMVIIGILSAVAAPRFFDLRTFDARGFYDQTLAMLRYGQKVAVAQRTNVFVNVTGSGICLTYAADVNCNTAGVTYVVNPADKTKFYKVPPSGVTLASTVSSFSFTGLGSPTQAATVTVSHGGTTRTITIEAATGYVY; encoded by the coding sequence ATGAAAACATCCGGCTTTACGCTGGTCGAATTGATCGGCGTTATGGTCATTATCGGGATATTGTCTGCCGTTGCGGCGCCGCGGTTTTTTGACCTCCGTACCTTCGACGCGCGCGGCTTTTACGATCAGACTCTGGCCATGCTCCGCTATGGTCAGAAGGTGGCGGTTGCCCAGCGTACCAATGTTTTTGTGAACGTGACCGGCAGCGGCATTTGCCTGACCTATGCTGCAGATGTGAACTGCAACACTGCGGGTGTTACCTATGTTGTCAATCCCGCCGATAAAACAAAGTTTTACAAGGTGCCACCGAGCGGCGTAACGCTCGCAAGCACGGTATCGTCATTTTCTTTTACCGGATTGGGCAGCCCGACCCAGGCCGCGACAGTCACCGTAAGCCATGGCGGGACAACACGCACAATCACGATAGAAGCGGCAACCGGCTATGTCTACTAG
- a CDS encoding pilus assembly protein MshD: MPRQSGISLVELVMFIVIVSIGIVGILSVMNVTTRSSADPMLRKQAQAIAESMLDEVVLKEFANPTNPGAFTGAATQANRALFDDVSDYHGFDLTGIRTIDGAVINGLENYRVRVNVASDGGLGDGAIFVPAADAKLITVTVTGPAATSITLNTYRTNYAP; encoded by the coding sequence ATGCCCAGGCAATCCGGCATTTCGCTGGTCGAACTGGTCATGTTCATCGTGATCGTCAGTATCGGCATCGTCGGGATTTTGTCAGTAATGAATGTGACAACCAGGTCCAGCGCCGACCCGATGCTGCGCAAACAGGCGCAGGCGATTGCAGAATCAATGCTGGATGAAGTCGTGCTCAAGGAGTTTGCCAATCCGACAAATCCGGGGGCGTTCACCGGTGCGGCAACACAGGCAAACCGTGCACTGTTTGACGACGTCAGTGATTATCATGGCTTTGATCTTACCGGCATTCGCACGATTGATGGTGCGGTCATTAACGGTCTCGAGAACTATCGGGTGAGGGTTAATGTTGCCAGCGACGGCGGTTTGGGCGACGGGGCAATCTTTGTGCCGGCAGCGGATGCCAAGTTGATTACGGTCACGGTAACCGGTCCGGCAGCGACCTCCATCACACTGAACACTTATCGCACAAATTATGCGCCCTGA
- a CDS encoding prepilin-type N-terminal cleavage/methylation domain-containing protein: MRPEFCTNAPVGRPQGFTLIEAVMVIAITGAIAAMVAVFIRAPVQGYFEASQRAALTDVADTTVRRMARDLHLALPNSVRISGDTLPGNTLALEFLSTREGGRYRAEPSSLGAGNILDFTQNDTSFDILGPAITFAAGDQIVVYNLGIAGADAYAGNNRRAYGGATGAQSTVQMTAPAAPFPFDSPGHRFQVVDTPVSYVCDLGAGTLRRYSAYAISPAQVNPPAGAGVVNALLAQNVSACAFDYSPGATQRSGLVSIQLAQTVNGETVSLYQGVHVNNVP; the protein is encoded by the coding sequence ATGCGCCCTGAGTTTTGCACCAATGCGCCTGTTGGACGCCCGCAGGGTTTTACCCTGATCGAGGCGGTGATGGTGATCGCCATCACCGGCGCAATCGCCGCGATGGTCGCCGTGTTTATCCGCGCTCCGGTCCAGGGCTATTTCGAGGCATCGCAGCGCGCAGCCCTGACGGATGTCGCGGATACCACCGTGCGCCGCATGGCGCGGGACCTGCATCTGGCGCTGCCGAACAGTGTGCGCATCAGCGGCGACACTTTGCCCGGCAATACGCTGGCGCTCGAATTCCTTTCCACCCGCGAGGGGGGGCGCTATCGCGCCGAACCGTCCTCTCTTGGCGCCGGGAATATTCTGGATTTCACCCAAAACGATACCAGTTTCGATATATTGGGGCCGGCAATCACCTTCGCAGCCGGCGACCAGATCGTTGTCTACAATCTGGGCATTGCAGGTGCGGATGCCTACGCTGGCAATAACCGACGCGCATACGGTGGCGCGACGGGTGCGCAAAGTACCGTACAAATGACTGCCCCGGCGGCGCCTTTTCCATTTGATTCCCCGGGACATCGCTTTCAGGTCGTCGATACCCCGGTATCTTATGTCTGCGATTTGGGTGCAGGCACCCTGCGGCGCTATTCGGCCTATGCCATCAGCCCAGCGCAGGTTAATCCCCCGGCAGGTGCGGGCGTGGTCAATGCCCTGCTGGCGCAGAATGTGAGTGCCTGTGCTTTCGATTACTCGCCGGGCGCCACCCAGCGCAGCGGCCTGGTGTCAATTCAATTGGCTCAGACCGTCAATGGCGAGACGGTCAGCCTTTATCAGGGAGTGCATGTCAATAATGTACCCTGA
- a CDS encoding DUF6701 domain-containing protein: MNRFARWLVLCLLLWTCGAQAATYAYRNDVFSYDTPSASAGVVAWHTSGAAPGCTTYPSGDDDFADIVFASATTPANDFTFTFAGAVQSGVRVYSNGMLAFGNDTSGFWRTYTNTTLPITAQAAAFTGCTRGVPSNLIIPYWNDIVAGTANSTSGASVRYELLGAAPNRRFVISWVNVKLYAQTERYNFQVILYESPAGGLNSNFKFQYTNGSSDGSDATVGVQVSTTDSTLYSFNQIFIDPVAGSAILWYPANQLAGKGAEYRFDEGAWNGTAGEIKDSSGNGQDAVRVGAAASSANGKICRGGSFTSNNSATTIDAVATPITPANVGSIDFWFNSNAKWNTTDAMLIDATASAARPFFLMKSSAGALKFSVTDSAGTVMTVTSANQSFNASTWHHVGVSWNLRAGTNQTLLQIFLDGVLVKTLRTTSTGAIAALTTIDLGDNATSGVTPSGGTIRGANGLFDEVNIYGTEINASQATADMNDTRPSCAAFDHFHISHGGALVNCGNAVANITIEAHDTNHAAYTLSGATINLSTSTNHGTWSTVTGGSINPVVNLGNGAGTYTFSGESSVILGLQNNFSESTNINVTAGVFTERSGTASTCVAQDYTYGSVCDANISFDSAGFRFVDSSGNNIANQRAGIASGTYYLQAVKSSCTTPGPCTGVCSAVFPPGTSVNVDLAFECNNPGSCQPGQAVTFAPGAGAGTASTIAANGNGALGISSGSYTTRALTFNSVAPNPTPAVPFFLNYPDVGQITLAARSTGSGTTLFSKSAPFVVAPHRFGFSSITSGPIKAGTTFSATLSAINGAPIPGVSPNFGKETVPENVTLTHVKCLPTGAGTSSGNFTGTVGPFNNGAMLLSNLNWSEVGNIDLVANLASGSYLGSGLTATGNTGASGTTCSGVGGAGTVGRFIPDHFDTVVTLPGCGTFTYSGQPFAVAITAKNGLATPTTTVNYDGTALTSPNFARAVTLSDSSGAAGNLTNAAVAAAAFSAGVATLPTPAAAPYTHQPPIFTFTSAQTPPAGITIRATETFNNGTTGDGVTSLRVAPAVSVEGNTPIRSGRIRVANAHGSELLELPLSLTVQYWNAGGFVANTADTCTVILPANFGFVFPGGAANKLNPACKTAVSAVTGSAPSFTAKLARPGSGNGGWADLTLNLGATTTGVQCTAIGAAGPGAASASLPWLQYNWKGAGAADPAARVTFGVYKSGPVIYMREMY, encoded by the coding sequence ATGAACAGATTTGCGCGATGGTTAGTATTGTGCCTGCTCTTGTGGACATGTGGCGCCCAAGCCGCGACCTATGCCTACCGCAACGATGTCTTCAGCTACGACACGCCCTCGGCCAGCGCCGGCGTCGTGGCATGGCATACTTCCGGCGCAGCGCCGGGTTGCACCACCTATCCCAGTGGCGACGATGACTTTGCTGACATCGTTTTTGCCAGCGCAACTACGCCCGCCAACGATTTCACATTTACCTTTGCAGGCGCGGTGCAGTCAGGCGTGCGGGTCTATTCCAACGGCATGCTTGCGTTCGGCAACGATACCTCCGGTTTCTGGCGTACCTACACGAATACAACGCTGCCGATCACGGCGCAGGCCGCTGCTTTTACCGGTTGTACTCGCGGCGTTCCCAGTAACCTCATCATTCCGTACTGGAATGACATCGTGGCCGGCACTGCAAATTCCACCTCCGGCGCATCGGTTCGCTATGAGCTGCTGGGCGCGGCGCCGAACCGGCGGTTTGTCATTTCCTGGGTCAACGTGAAGCTTTATGCGCAAACCGAACGTTACAATTTTCAGGTGATCCTGTATGAAAGCCCGGCTGGCGGACTGAACAGCAATTTCAAGTTCCAGTACACCAACGGCAGCTCCGACGGTTCGGACGCGACGGTCGGAGTGCAGGTCAGCACGACCGATTCCACTCTCTATTCCTTCAACCAGATTTTTATCGATCCGGTTGCAGGTTCAGCTATCCTCTGGTATCCGGCCAACCAGTTGGCGGGCAAGGGGGCGGAATACCGCTTCGACGAGGGAGCATGGAACGGCACTGCAGGGGAAATCAAGGACAGCTCCGGCAACGGGCAGGATGCCGTGCGTGTTGGCGCAGCGGCCAGCAGCGCGAATGGCAAAATTTGCCGGGGCGGCAGTTTTACAAGTAATAATTCCGCCACGACCATCGATGCGGTCGCGACGCCTATTACGCCGGCCAATGTTGGCTCCATTGATTTCTGGTTCAATTCCAATGCCAAATGGAATACCACGGACGCAATGCTCATTGATGCCACGGCAAGTGCTGCCCGGCCGTTTTTTTTGATGAAAAGTTCGGCCGGCGCATTGAAATTTTCCGTCACCGACAGTGCCGGAACGGTCATGACAGTCACTTCAGCCAACCAGTCGTTCAATGCCAGTACCTGGCATCATGTCGGCGTAAGCTGGAATCTGCGAGCCGGCACCAACCAGACCCTGCTGCAGATTTTCCTTGACGGCGTTCTGGTAAAAACCTTGCGCACCACTTCCACCGGGGCCATTGCGGCGCTAACCACGATTGACCTGGGCGACAACGCGACATCGGGCGTGACCCCGTCGGGCGGTACTATCCGGGGTGCCAACGGGTTGTTTGATGAAGTCAATATCTATGGGACTGAAATCAATGCCAGCCAGGCAACCGCCGACATGAACGACACGCGCCCGAGTTGCGCGGCTTTCGATCATTTTCATATTTCGCATGGTGGCGCGCTGGTCAATTGCGGCAATGCGGTTGCCAATATCACGATCGAAGCCCACGACACCAATCACGCGGCCTATACACTGTCTGGCGCCACGATTAATCTGTCCACCAGCACCAATCACGGCACCTGGTCTACCGTCACTGGTGGCTCAATCAACCCGGTTGTCAATTTGGGAAATGGTGCGGGCACGTACACATTCAGTGGCGAATCCAGCGTGATACTCGGCTTGCAAAACAATTTTTCCGAAAGCACCAATATCAATGTAACGGCAGGTGTATTTACCGAACGCTCTGGTACAGCATCGACTTGCGTGGCGCAGGATTATACGTATGGCTCCGTATGCGATGCAAACATCAGCTTCGACAGTGCGGGGTTCCGCTTTGTCGACAGTAGCGGCAACAATATCGCCAATCAGCGTGCCGGCATTGCTTCCGGCACGTATTACCTGCAGGCGGTCAAATCCAGCTGCACGACGCCGGGGCCCTGCACAGGTGTTTGCTCTGCCGTTTTTCCACCGGGTACGTCGGTGAATGTGGACCTGGCGTTCGAGTGCAACAATCCTGGCAGTTGCCAGCCAGGGCAGGCGGTGACATTTGCACCGGGTGCCGGCGCTGGCACTGCCAGCACCATAGCAGCCAACGGCAACGGCGCGCTCGGCATCTCCTCCGGCAGCTATACGACACGGGCGCTTACTTTCAATTCTGTCGCGCCGAACCCGACCCCGGCAGTGCCTTTTTTCCTGAATTATCCGGATGTCGGCCAGATTACGCTGGCTGCGCGTTCCACGGGCAGCGGCACGACCTTGTTCAGCAAGTCGGCGCCGTTTGTCGTCGCGCCGCATCGTTTCGGTTTCAGTAGTATCACCAGCGGACCGATCAAGGCAGGCACTACCTTTAGTGCGACCCTGAGCGCAATTAACGGCGCACCGATACCGGGAGTAAGCCCGAATTTTGGTAAGGAAACCGTGCCTGAAAACGTCACGCTGACGCATGTCAAGTGCCTGCCAACGGGTGCCGGTACGTCGTCAGGCAATTTTACGGGTACAGTTGGTCCGTTCAACAACGGCGCGATGTTGCTTAGTAATCTTAACTGGAGTGAGGTCGGCAATATTGACCTGGTGGCCAACCTGGCAAGCGGCAGTTATCTCGGTTCCGGCCTCACCGCCACAGGCAATACAGGCGCCTCAGGAACCACATGCAGCGGTGTTGGCGGTGCCGGCACGGTCGGCCGCTTCATACCCGATCATTTTGATACGGTGGTCACGTTGCCAGGTTGTGGCACGTTCACTTATTCAGGCCAGCCTTTCGCCGTGGCGATAACGGCAAAAAATGGTCTCGCGACACCTACTACCACCGTCAACTATGACGGCACGGCCTTGACTTCGCCGAATTTTGCCCGGGCGGTGACCTTGTCGGACAGCAGCGGCGCGGCCGGCAATTTGACCAATGCTGCGGTGGCAGCAGCTGCATTCAGCGCTGGTGTTGCTACGCTGCCGACACCTGCGGCGGCGCCCTATACCCACCAGCCGCCGATATTCACCTTTACCTCGGCACAGACGCCGCCTGCGGGCATCACGATTCGGGCGACCGAGACCTTTAACAATGGCACGACTGGTGACGGCGTGACGTCCTTGAGAGTGGCGCCTGCGGTATCTGTGGAGGGGAATACGCCAATCCGCAGTGGCCGGATCAGGGTGGCCAATGCCCATGGATCCGAATTGCTTGAATTGCCCCTGTCACTGACAGTGCAATACTGGAATGCCGGTGGGTTCGTCGCCAATACGGCCGATACCTGCACGGTGATCCTGCCGGCCAACTTCGGGTTTGTCTTCCCCGGCGGGGCCGCCAACAAGCTTAATCCGGCCTGCAAGACGGCAGTGAGCGCGGTGACCGGAAGCGCGCCTTCCTTTACTGCCAAGCTGGCCCGACCGGGCAGCGGCAATGGCGGTTGGGCAGATTTGACCTTGAATCTCGGCGCAACGACGACTGGTGTGCAATGCACGGCAATCGGCGCTGCAGGACCGGGCGCCGCAAGCGCAAGCTTGCCTTGGCTGCAATACAACTGGAAGGGGGCCGGGGCAGCAGATCCGGCTGCAAGAGTTACTTTTGGCGTTTACAAAAGCGGGCCGGTGATCTACATGAGGGAAATGTATTGA
- a CDS encoding agglutinin biogenesis protein MshI has product MGFFSKIKKNTGSLVIGFLDEGICAASIKRSATALPVVEMLAFYPMETPPSVAQLEKIGKDLHAEDYVCATLLNTREYQLLTVEAPNVPPDELKTAMRWRLKDMLDFHIDDATIDVMDIPGDSNTPGRNRSMYAVAARNQIVEQRQVLFAGAKIPLSIIDIPEMAQRNIAQLLETEGRGIAFLSFGAHGGLLTVTFAGELYLSRHIDVSVSQLEQADESQKNDWLDRVTLELQRSLDHFDRQFHFITVSRLVLGPMGQAGASLQQYLASNLYLPVEQMALDAVLDISRTPELEKPESQQRYFFTLGAALRLEEKAL; this is encoded by the coding sequence ATGGGTTTTTTCTCGAAAATTAAAAAAAATACGGGTTCCTTGGTCATCGGTTTCCTCGATGAGGGAATCTGTGCCGCGTCGATCAAACGTTCCGCAACAGCCTTGCCTGTCGTGGAAATGCTTGCTTTTTATCCGATGGAAACGCCGCCGTCCGTAGCGCAGCTGGAAAAAATCGGCAAGGATTTACATGCCGAGGACTACGTTTGCGCCACATTGTTGAACACGCGAGAATATCAGTTGCTGACTGTCGAGGCGCCAAACGTGCCTCCGGACGAATTGAAAACAGCGATGCGCTGGCGCTTGAAGGACATGCTTGATTTTCACATCGATGATGCGACCATCGATGTCATGGATATTCCGGGTGACAGCAATACGCCGGGACGCAACCGTTCAATGTATGCAGTCGCCGCGCGCAACCAGATTGTCGAGCAGCGCCAGGTGTTGTTTGCGGGTGCCAAAATCCCTTTGAGTATCATCGACATCCCGGAGATGGCGCAGCGGAATATTGCCCAGCTACTTGAAACCGAAGGACGTGGTATCGCATTCCTGTCGTTCGGTGCGCATGGTGGTCTGTTGACAGTAACGTTCGCTGGCGAGTTGTATTTGTCGCGTCATATTGATGTGAGTGTGTCGCAACTGGAGCAGGCCGACGAATCGCAAAAAAACGATTGGCTCGACAGGGTTACGCTGGAATTGCAGCGTTCACTTGACCACTTTGATCGCCAGTTTCATTTTATTACCGTTTCAAGGCTGGTGCTGGGCCCGATGGGGCAGGCAGGCGCCAGTTTGCAACAGTATCTCGCTTCCAATCTTTATCTTCCCGTGGAGCAGATGGCGTTGGACGCTGTACTCGACATTTCCAGGACGCCTGAATTGGAAAAGCCCGAATCGCAGCAGCGTTATTTCTTTACACTGGGGGCCGCATTGCGCCTCGAGGAGAAGGCGCTGTGA
- a CDS encoding PilN domain-containing protein produces MSQQINLFNPIFRQQKKYFSAVTMAQAIGLILLGAALLTAYAGYRSSRLSAEAAAASMQLKAAQDQLVQADAAFPPRQKSKVLEEQIKKMESEMASLQKVDNLLQAGEFGNTNGHAEYLRAFARQIIEGVWLTGFSIHGAGAEIGLQGRALRPELVPAYINRLKHEPVLQGKSFSALQIQVPQMELTANSANTANTAGAQRRSMAAPYVEFSLQSSDSSAQPANVGGGTVQ; encoded by the coding sequence GTGAGCCAGCAAATCAATCTGTTTAATCCGATCTTCCGGCAGCAAAAAAAATATTTTTCCGCCGTGACGATGGCCCAGGCAATCGGCTTGATCCTTCTTGGCGCAGCCCTGCTGACTGCCTATGCGGGTTATCGCTCCTCCAGGCTCAGTGCCGAGGCGGCCGCTGCCAGCATGCAGCTGAAGGCAGCCCAGGATCAACTTGTCCAGGCTGATGCGGCATTTCCTCCGCGGCAGAAAAGCAAGGTGCTGGAAGAGCAAATCAAAAAAATGGAATCCGAAATGGCTTCGCTGCAAAAGGTCGATAACCTGTTGCAGGCGGGCGAGTTCGGTAACACTAATGGGCATGCCGAATACTTGCGTGCCTTTGCCCGGCAGATCATTGAGGGCGTGTGGCTGACCGGTTTCAGCATTCATGGGGCTGGCGCCGAAATTGGCTTGCAGGGAAGGGCGTTGCGTCCAGAATTGGTTCCCGCCTACATCAACCGGTTAAAGCATGAACCCGTATTGCAAGGAAAATCTTTTTCAGCTCTGCAAATCCAGGTGCCGCAGATGGAGCTAACGGCTAATTCGGCCAATACGGCCAATACGGCAGGAGCACAGAGACGGTCCATGGCAGCCCCGTATGTGGAATTCAGCTTGCAATCGTCGGATTCGTCTGCGCAGCCGGCAAACGTCGGTGGAGGGACGGTGCAATGA
- a CDS encoding MSHA biogenesis protein MshJ yields MMPQLQKLAQKINALSLRERVIVFVTIAVALLFLVNRFLLEPQFLRQQQLAEQLSQDQARMKEIQSSIQQKIKAREVDPDATDRVRLQALQHRFAQMQSSLLDLQKGLVSPERMSSLLEDILKRNGKLRLIALKTLPVTTVADSTASQSEVKNASATALSPVAASKTAPTAADAIFKHGVEITVQGSYPDMLRYMSDLESMPWQLFWGKAKLQVDEYPQATLTLTLFTLSLDRKWLNL; encoded by the coding sequence ATGATGCCGCAATTGCAAAAATTGGCCCAAAAAATCAATGCATTGAGTTTGCGAGAGCGCGTAATTGTGTTTGTTACGATCGCGGTCGCGCTGTTATTTTTGGTAAACCGTTTTCTGCTTGAGCCCCAATTCCTCCGTCAACAGCAGTTGGCTGAGCAACTCAGTCAGGATCAGGCAAGGATGAAGGAAATCCAGTCGAGCATTCAGCAAAAGATCAAGGCGCGCGAAGTTGATCCGGATGCTACTGACCGGGTACGTCTGCAGGCGCTGCAACACCGATTCGCGCAAATGCAAAGCAGCTTGTTGGATCTGCAAAAAGGATTGGTGTCGCCGGAACGGATGTCGTCGCTGCTGGAGGATATCCTGAAGCGCAATGGCAAGCTGCGGCTGATCGCGTTGAAGACATTGCCGGTTACTACCGTTGCAGACAGCACAGCGTCGCAATCTGAAGTAAAAAATGCTTCCGCAACCGCGCTGTCACCCGTGGCTGCCAGCAAAACTGCGCCGACTGCAGCTGACGCAATCTTCAAGCATGGTGTGGAAATTACCGTGCAAGGCAGTTACCCGGACATGTTGCGCTACATGTCCGATCTGGAATCGATGCCTTGGCAACTGTTTTGGGGCAAGGCAAAATTGCAGGTGGACGAGTATCCACAGGCAACCTTGACCTTGACCTTGTTTACCCTGAGTCTGGATCGAAAATGGTTGAATCTGTGA